The window AATTCAGAAGCAGCAATACCAAATtgtttcaaaatcaaaGCTTGACGTACATCTAAAGTTTTACCCTTTTCGCAGACATTGTAAGGAGtttcaattaaaattttaccATTCTTAATTTTAGTTGGAATCTTAAACTTATTTCTCAAAGTTGGCTCCAAAGAATGTACCATTGGAACATCATCCTCTATAGGGATTTGACCACCACGGGAATAAATTATACCTGTAGGAATGGTAAAAGTTATTGGGGCTTTACTTTTTGGTCTTGAATAATCTTGTTTGACGTATGattcaaaatattctttAACAGTGGTTGGTTCTTCGTTAGTAAACAATAAACCTGTGACACCAGAACAATGCTTGGTCAATGTAtgtaaattttctttatattcttcttctggTTTTTCACCCAATGCTTTTTGtaaaacttttcttttgcCCATGATTAATTTGGAGCCTTCCCATGCGGTTCTTATTTCTTGCAAAACAGGTGTTCTTACATCGTCCAAATATAGAACCCAACAATACCTGTATGTATCTAAAGCCTCACGAACTTCATCAAAaattctttctttattttctctaCCCTTTTTATCAGTTTGGGCTAGAGTCACCAACTTTGAACGCTTTGATCTAGGCATTTGTtatgtgtatatatatatgggCTATAGTattctttgaaaaatatcttCCTTActgctttttttatttttttttttttttttttttttgaaaaggaaaaaaaaaaaaggaaaacagTAGTTGAACTAAGAGTATTCGATCTAAATCTAAATCTAAGTctaaaaaagacaaaaaataataataataataataataacaattagctattacaataatttttgaagacataataaaaaaaaagaaagaaaaaaagaaaaaaaagaaaaagaagaaaaaaaaaaagaaacgaggaaaagaaaaagaaaaagaaaaagaaaaagaaaaagaaaaagaaaaagaaaaagaaaaagaaaaagaaaaaaaagttatttgtttgtttatacAAATGATATCTAATACTCGGACAACATAATTATTTTGTCACGGACTTTGATTTTCGTActcctttttaatttaatttaatttacttttttttttttttttttttttaggctGTGATTTTGGTGGCAAAAgcgttttaaaaaagtttgcAATGGTTATTAAATTCCGTGatgattattttctatgggtttttctttttccgtattattgttgattttCGTACAAGTTACATCATATACTCTCccttaaaataatatctgTGTGCTAAGTATCTTTATAAACCTAAAAAGCtgctttatatttttaataaaatatgttaCTTTAACTACCAACGTTTGCCTTCTACTTAATTTTAGCATATACAATCTTATATAATAACTTTTTgcgctttttttttttctttttttttttttcttttcgaAACTTAACATCAATATTGGAAAAGAATtttaaagagaaaaagacaTTTAGCTAAAGACATTAATCAACTGGATCATTTCATAGAAATAAACTGATCctagggggaaaaaaaagaaacacaACCCATGTCACATCATCAATCTTCAATAAATACAAGTGAGGAGGATGAATCACTGCATTCTTCTAGCGAAGAAGAAAACATTTATGGACAATATCGTCTTGAAAATGACTTTGAAGATGACTTCGAAGGATCTAATCATAACACCTTTCAAGACAATGATCAAAATCTAGTCTATGATTATGCTAATACAGAGTATGACGAGCTAGGAAACAGAAGTTATCGAGAAGCCGACACACTTTATTATGGAGATGAAGGAGATGATTATGGTCCAGAGGATGATGCATCTAGCACTGACAGTCAAACATCTGAAAGcacaactttttttaacagaAGAAGAACTGCGCCACCTGAGCTTGGGGGTATCCTACAAAATATCATGCGTGGAGCGTCCAATCCTTCCCAAAATTCCGAAGGTTTTAGAAATATAGGTCTTTCTGAACTTGATGTTTCCTTTTTAGAGATAATACGTAATTTGAACAACGAACTAGAGCATGACGATAATACCAGCAACCAACCTAACACTAGCTCTAATTCATTGCACTCTCTTAGGAACCGCATATTGGAGTTGAGTAATGGGACTCTTCAGAATCGTCATCGCCGTATTCATACCTCTTTTTTTCGTGAAAACATATTTGGAGCCGAAAGGGAGGAGGAAAGAGaacaaatgaaaatattgatcGAGAACATAAAAAACGCGGAGAACGATCCTTATATTGCAATGGAGACTTTGAATCAAATCAATGACATAGTGTTATACACGGTGGATGATGACTTTCTTGATTTGTTCGATCCTAAAATTTTGGTTGAAAACATAGCAAGTATTATCAGAAGTGAACCTTTAAAGTGCCATTATGAGTTGCATGTTGCAGCATCCAGATGTTTAGCCAACATTTGTCGTTCAAATGATTCATTAATCTGGGAACTTGATActgatgatttttttttccatgtGAAGCAAAGGATGGTTAACCTCGAAGTCATCGATGTCGTGGAAAGTTATATTGATTTGGTTAACGCACTTTCTTCATGTTGCACATACCATATATTAAATGACGATATCTTGCCCCCTGTGTACgcttattttgatttttttaataaaaatacccaaattaaaattatagagATTACCAATACCTGTTTCAAGCATTGTGCACCGGACATTTTTGAACCAGTTGGACGGGTTATTTCATCGCTTCAGGATTTGTTGCTGGTGgttagaaataataatatcactgGTGGGAGTGGTCAATACAA is drawn from Saccharomycodes ludwigii strain NBRC 1722 chromosome V, whole genome shotgun sequence and contains these coding sequences:
- the MRT4 gene encoding ribosome assembly factor MRT4 (similar to Saccharomyces cerevisiae YKL009W | MRT4 | mRNA Turnover 4), whose translation is MPRSKRSKLVTLAQTDKKGRENKERIFDEVREALDTYRYCWVLYLDDVRTPVLQEIRTAWEGSKLIMGKRKVLQKALGEKPEEEYKENLHTLTKHCSGVTGLLFTNEEPTTVKEYFESYVKQDYSRPKSKAPITFTIPTGIIYSRGGQIPIEDDVPMVHSLEPTLRNKFKIPTKIKNGKILIETPYNVCEKGKTLDVRQALILKQFGIAASEFKVKISAYYDNESNQVEEVNINKE